In Zerene cesonia ecotype Mississippi chromosome 12, Zerene_cesonia_1.1, whole genome shotgun sequence, the genomic stretch aaagttcgttattgtcaaaccaattttgatgaaacttggtatgatgATGGAGcgaaacgtgggaaagaatagaacataattttttaatgcgaagaaaataccccttaccatgtcgcgcgatataagcgatttctacgcgggcgaagccgcgggcgaaaagctagtttaaatatatttttgactaTTTGTTAGTACCTACTTAAGTTCGGAATAATgctatatgaaaacaaataaaagccAATTTGATGATGCTGTGGAGCAATAACCAGTAAAGAAATTACTTTCATTTCTATCTGTTTAAAGATCAGAGACGAATAATATTCCTATAAACACATTATCAtccaaataaatagaaaattatatacgtAATTTAAAGAAAGTACAAGTGAACAAAACACATTCTGAAGGCGGTATGGCTAACGATAAACTGTCCtattgatacattttattaatcagGAGTATTTAATCGCCACGCTGTCGAACCAGCTATTTCGTTCCAGTAAATCGGTCGATATCGGCTAATGTGCTCAAACTGCGCAGGCGTTGACGCTTCGCTCGCAATTCGCCTCTCCCGCCGTAGCCGAAGAACATAATCTCGCACTAACTTTACTGTATAGAAGTATATAAACTCAAGGACAGACACGAAGCTGAACCCCGTGACAAAGCCACACGTCGAGCCTATATTACCTGGAAATAAATTGGAGCAGTGcctaattttcatttatagtaaatctaaattattaaaacaatgtattatttaccAATTGTCGTgcaaaaataacagaaaagaCAGATTATTCCATATACATTTAAGATATTGGAGCCTTCAGGAAAAGAGAGTATATGTCACttaaaggccggcaaagcaccCGTACCACCTCTTCTGTTACAAGGGCTTCTGGACAGTAGTGACTACTTAACATCGGGTTACCCGCCTGCTACTTTGCTAGctctgtcataaaaaaatatatcgacCAACTAACAGTATTTCAGAGCAAAATTCCAAGCAAACTATACCTCGAAACTTGAACTGAATTAAGGCCTACTCACTAATTAAGTCGAACCATTTCATTATAACATTCTGCCCGTAACAGTCTGCAACTTCTCTGCCATACTTCACGTGAACAATTGAAGTTCCAGTGAAATTCGCGCCATATCTGAAACAAGTTTGAAAGCTCAACAATGCTATCTAGTTTACAAACAGACCGATTCATATCTATCTTGGTTGCACGTGTTTAGTTCTGGCAATGAgccacaaatttatttttcaaataacatctaggaacttatattataaaaaaatactaaaaattagagttacaatttaaaaatcaccCAAATATATCAGTATATCAGttcatattgttttctttacgTTACGATTATTACGTTACCCTAGTGTATAGCAACCTTTTTGTTAGTGAACACAAATTTGTTAGGAAACATTTTTCGTCACCCCTAACAACAATGTAAACAAAcggtatcaaaatattatgacaCAAGATGGAACAATTTTTTCTACGTTACTTCAAAGTGTAAAATAATGGCTGGGATTAAAAAATCCAGCTTGATTACTGCTGATTTTGAAGTGTTTGGCAAGGTTCAGGGTGTATTCTTTCGTAAGCATACACAGAAAAAAGCTCAAGAGCTAGGTCTGAAGGGATGGGTGATGAATACACCGCAAGGCACAGTCATTGGTCAACTACAGGGGCCCCATAACGCTGTGGAAGATATGAAAATCTGGTTGCAGAAAATCGGTAGTCCCAAGTCGAAAATTGACAAAGCCGCTTTTCGGAATGAAGGACCCATCAATAACACCGCATTTAGGAGCTTCGAAATACGACGATAAATTTCAATTCTGAACCATTAATGCCCgttttatcaattatattatttatgtaatagctaAATCACTTATTTGTGTACAATTTTGCGTAATCCAACTTTCACTTACAGCCAATCCATCTTGTCCTTAATCGAATCAACGTCGGTACGGTCAGGgtataagtttatattagtAAAATCGTAGTTGTAAGCTGTCTTCGAACAAGTCGGGTAGCACATGGGGCAGTGAATGCCTCCTGACACGAGATTCAGTTCTAATTCAGATGGAACAGATTCAATATCTGGTCTTACAGCCATTGATTGAGCTACAACaatgtttaaacaaaaattaaaaaaacattctttaatcaataaaaaagtcCTTGAGTAGTAGTATATCGGCAGTTTATGTAAGTGTATTTTCCTTGACAtcgtgaaattaatatttttattttgccaCAGTATACCTACGCATATAAAAGAGTTTtgatattatagtaaaaatacTTACCATTAAAGATCCTTAAGCATGGTATATCCCTTACGTCACATGTTCTAGTGTGAGCTAATTTGAGCATATTAAAGGGTGTACAGTTGCATTTGTTCATCAAAAAGTACATTCGACATTTCAACAAGCAATCACTGTGTGTATAGAATGGGAGATATGGGGATTCGTCGTAGAATAAACAGTTTCGCAGTTTTACCGGCACATGTTGTATATCTCGTGATGCTTCTGTGAAACTTGCTGTTACTATAACAGTCATCTGAAATTTTAGACATTTACCTATACTGTTCTTTGTatctattgttattataatttattcataacactACAGTTTCTTCTGTTATTCTATCATTCTGGATTATATAATGTTCACATCTATGGTAACTGATGTGTGTCGGCCAGATGTGTCACTGACTGTTCCCTTCATGTCTCTTAAAGACAATCTGAGTCAATTTCCATCAAGATCGCGTATATTTTCGAAACCTGAATGTTACGAGTCGACAGCCTGaagtttgttaaaatatacccACATAATACGTATAATGTCACCTGTACATTAGGACTAACTATCTGCATAGAAAAACTGCCGCTCGGCGCATCGGGAAAATCATATGCATCTGAGAACTGCAGCTGGAATTTGGAAATAACTTTATGTTGTGATTATCAActtgtgttaaatatttttgttaattgttattaatgtttcaAACATACCGTATATGTGGaactatcaaaaatatttatgttttgaaatgaACATTACCTGAGCTCCTTTCAAAGGCACGTTGTAGTAGAAGTCATCGCTCTCATTTAAACGCAGCAGAATCTTTAGTCCTTGGTCGAAATCGAAGCTAGACTTATTGCCATAAATGTACATATCAGTACTACGTGCCTCATTGTTTCTGTtgtgcaaaatatatttataacatacatttcGGTTTAAAGACTTTATTTTCTGATAAGAACTTCATTCACTTACTACTATTATTACCATACTGCgatttgttatgattttttacgTTAAATGGCTATTTTTTGACATATTgaagttttaataatgaatagtaTTGGACGTGAATCCTATAcagttacaaaaaatacacattaaaaatattataatatagaatcgCCAATTCGCCGGTCGTTCTAAAGTAAGTTCCACGTTTTTCGATACACATTCTATATAtctaacttataaaataaagctgaaaagcatatttgattgtttaaacgcgtttatctcaggaactactcgactgaatttaaaaatatgatttctcCGTTCCGTTATACCTAATTCCTGAGTGTCATTAATGTACCATGAGCGAAGACGGAGCGAACcgcttgttataaataaaaatgatctaTTACTTTCAACAATAAGAAGTAACTGATTTAATCcttcttaaataatagaaaataaattatacatactcTTCAAACATTACGTCAGAACTGCGTAAATAGTTGAATGTACAACAATAACCGGTCATAGTCAATCGAAAGTCAAATAAATCGGAGCAGTTCATGGGGCTTTCGTTCCAGGAACAACGCACCAGAATATCTTCACACTTTGGAGTTAGCTAAAACCAAATACTTATccttacttattattctgtttcGATTTTTCATTCCCGTTGGAGATGTACGCAAAAATGTctcagtctggcaggacacagaaggtgtATCCTCccacttgtccctaaagaaaatcgatcagtgaaacaggtgtatatcatctgccccataccccactaggggacacgggcctATCTAGTCCTTACTCATGTTATAAActtctaaataaaacacagatTAGTTAATAACAAAGGAGGAGGGATTTTAAAGGGGATATTACGACATCgctgttaataataaatagcccATAACATCGATTAGGCTCAATCTTATTGGATTAAGATTAACGTTTGTCCTCGCCGAGTATTTATTAACGCATCACGAAACCTTTTTACGTCAGTATCAAATGACTGATGACTTAACCAAAGCAGTAAAGCTAAGTAAGCTAGTAGTTAATGttgttttcttataattgtaaaaagtatacattgaatttgaaatggaTGTGTCTTAAGCCCTACAGccattttttaacattacttTAGGATATTAATGTAAcctatctataataatatatattagtagtagATATCGGCAATCTTGCATcctatacttaaatattattcaaaattcgaTCAAAAATACCAAATTTATTACAGTGTGTACCAAATTTACGACTATATTCTTAATACGCAACTTTTGTAACCCAATGAAAGCCCGCGCTTTGATCCCCGGGGATCAGGGTATAGAGTGAAAGATGACTCTTTTAAATTGAAGATATAGCAACATAACAGGCGTGAAGACTTTTTAGTAGATACTCATGTGGGAGTCGACCATGCTACCTCCTCctatgcgaatgttcatggcggcggtgatcgtttaccatccaggcgaaccaccagctcagttgcccgctatatatataaagatactattacaaatgtttaaaGCAAGAATTATCCTTTAGAAAGATTGAAAATCCTCAACTACGTTTCTCATGAGCTCATTGACGTCGTACTCTCCCAGGGCACGGTGCAACTTCTTAACATCGATAATCTTATCGTTCATCCGCTGCATGTTGTAGAACAGACCCAATCCGAAGAGAAGCTCTAGCATTTGCTCTTCATTATACTTCTTGTTGCGAGGTTCTCTTATTCTGAAAGTATAGCATGGTAGTGTTGGCTAAATgcgattaatttattgataaatttgcTGAATGTTGTTgttaatttgatacaaaacCCATATTTTGCCAttatcatttgaaaataattgctgtgttttcttttttaattactgaccgtaaaacttacatttttatagacCATGCAATCATACGTTATCTTATAccattttattacgttttgtGTATTCGTAGATctaattctaaattttaacACGAACACTTACAATTGTTTTGCCAACTCGGTAACCGAGCGCTTACTAATTCTGTTATTGGTGCATATACCAACAGCTGGGAAGATGATTTTGCTGACAGAGACTCCCTCAGGCATTTGGGTGGTCACCAACGGAGCTTGGTAATACCGTTCAAACGTCATCCACACCAGAGATATGGAGCATATTAAAGCACTTAACATGGTTATAATCCATATTGTTCTGAagcaagtaataaaaatgaatctcattattatgaattatgattATGCATCTCAGGGTTTAGTTAGAAATAGGACGCGTTTGAAGGTACGCTCTGCCTGAGttaattgaaatagaaatgtttaatgctaatttttagttttatagcattgaattgcgtggggtgccccttaggcacatgaaaccgaaagagtagaagaaattcgattactgtggcaggatcacgggtggccgagaggctaggcgttgctacggttaggcaagaaacgcaggttcgaatcctgcctcgtgatcaaattttttctattctttcaaaatttctcaatatttaATGCTATTCGTGCGATATATATGATCAAGAAGATACagataattaacataattaaaaaaaacagttttcgATAACATTTCTATTCCATCAATAACAGGCAATCCTTTTTGTTAGACGACTCCTTTGTTTGCACGTATatctacatataatttataccatACAAGTGAAGAAAGAATAAGTTAAGCTTATCTTGTagataagttaataaatattactacaGTAATTTAGTTAATCTAATTTACAtctgtaaatatgtaatatttataaacgaacTATTACTATTCGTAATTtgattactttaaataaagcaaAGGTACTAAAATCAATCATACAAGatgtaatttctaaatctcGTCAAGGTGAGCGAAATAAAGAAAGGCTAAAAGGTTTCATCCATTATCACTTTTTCGAACACGCGTTTTTTCTCAAggtgtttgtttgattttaatgtataagcTTCTTCTTAGTTGTTATAATttgatacttttaatatttataactggtATACTATGAATGTGATAaaactaggtatatatttagtatcgCAGAAATTCGcgtttatagaaaatattcatgttatttgaatatgaCCTCTTATAgagatataaattttagtagGTATATTTCAGTTTGAAAAAAACTCGCTACGAATTGAAAATCTTCCATCCTTTTTGGGAATATCTATAAAAGGGCTTGCACATCGCAATGGCAGCCTCCTTTTCGAAGTATGTTAAAACAGCATTATTCCCAATACCCGCATAAAAGCGATCGCATTCTTGTTCAAAATAGAAAGAAACAGTGTATACTGCATCCATGACATAACGACAGTAGTCTTTAAGTTACATAACCGTGCACTTCTGTCTGGTGAAACGTGTCTAAGGTACAAGTCCACTCCAGTAATACAGTACTTTCACATACCTTTCCATGCAAGACGTGTCTTCGACCAAATGCTTTAGACCACAGATGGAAGATTCCTTACAATACTCTTTGCTAATTGTTTTAACGCTCGTCATTAACATATCACTCTTTGTTTTCTGTCTTCGTTTAAAACGGTCACGATACATGGAATATTTTGGGTCCATTATGTCTTTATTACTGCCTTTTCTTTGTATTAATGCGGCAATTACTTCAAGTactaaaatatgtatgcaattgttttatcaaattatttaaatatagtaatgCTTTGAACAAAAAGCTTCTCTTAGTTTATCACACAAGTAAACTATTGCAGTGTCAAGGATCATTTTAAATCATGTGGACTTCACTGTCGCagttaaatattctattactAGATAACATCGGACGAAGTGAGGTTAAACGCTATGATTGATCGATTCTTTAAAGCTATTGATTACTGTGATTTGTTTGTGTTCATTTGTATATGTTAACCTATAGATgagtattcatttatttattctaaatatacaCTCACCACCAGCTTGCTTGATACTAAACGCCATTGAgtcaataacaaaaatgagGGTCTATCCATCAGAACCTATACaatctataaatttttgtatttataacatttaacattaacaTACTCATTACACACATGATCCGCGTTACGATTCTGCCTATCACgtgatgtataaaattatattgacatCGATATTCGTCCCCAGCAGCGTAGCAATATctgttttagttatattttttatatttttattataatatgctttTTGACGATCATTGGATTTAAGTATCGCCACACCCTTCAAACAAAGGCACTGCattgttataacattaatctaaatatataaaactcaaagaTGACTGACTGACCTAAtcatctatcaacgcacagcccaaaccactagacggatcgggctgaaatttagcatgcacatagatgttattacgtaggcatccgctaaggaAGGATCTCGATAAATTCCCGCTCGCTCCCAAGGGTATTTAATACGGGACGAAAGTTTTTTAAGACCGTGCGAGCAAAGCTCCGAGCAACAGCTCGGTAATTAATCTAGATCAAATCTATCTCACTGTATCTACTCTGGATTCGTAATTTACCATACTAAGCCATATGGAAATAACTCTCAGAATATACAATGActtgtttttatcaaaactaaaaagtaaAGTAAGCAGATAGGtgtagattataataaaatacgcaaagtaattaacatttaacgaAAGGACACTTGAAGCTATGTTAATCACTGCAAGTACCAATTGAATTAAACGAGTTTAAAGCTTACATAATAATGCGACAGAATACATTGGCTTATCAAAGTCTAGATTGGCAAAATTAGGGTAAagcagttttattatatcacgTTATGCAAATTATAGCTGGTGAAAGTATAAGAATCACATGACTGACCATTCCAAGCAAACCATTGCAAAACCGTGTTTCCAAACAATCTACAATTAATACACCTACATTCTGCATATTTATGTGTACCTATTGAGAATTGAGATAAATTTTAGTAGCATTGCTTAATCCTTGTTTACCTCATGGCGAAcaacatttctatttataggGATACTCAAGAAATATAAGgaaatccttttttatttcttgtgtATTCTTGATGTATGTAATCccttttgaataattaaacaataccaaaaaaatattccagtAAGTAATACCTAagtagttataaatttttaatcttcCTAAGTATTAAATACCCTaagtaaatattcttttattatactactatAAGCAACACTGTTATATAAGTTTAGATATTAGGTGAGTTAATAAGCACATTATATCAATTCCAAACCGTGCAaacataataaactataactaACATATTTCCGAGTGTCTTCGTAATTAGTTGGTAATAACTTATGGACTATATTAGGCTTATACATGCttgctttatactatagtAGCCGCTCGGCCCGACTCCACTCGGGAAGACCCGAggtaaagataaaataaaatgtagacCCACAACAGAGATTACCCGCTGCAACGTCACAAATTTCACAAATTCGCAATCCTAACGTTTTTACAATATTGGTTTAGTTTAACTTCACGTTCAcgtttttaaatcttaaactCTAGAACGAAGGCTACGTTAAACAGTCGTCATTCCGGTAGTTTAATCTTCTACGAAATCTTGTTTTAATAACCTAGTTGTTGACATAATGGCTTTTTGGATCCGATTACAATATTGCTCTTTTTGCCTCTGGATGttacgttaaaattatatgtttacgcctgaatgaataaattaatattataatgtattcttATGTGTAAagataatgtgtttttatagCTAAAGTTTCGAAATCTCTAACGTGTGATTACGCTTATCATgcttaatatgaaataaacatacacgagaacttaaattaaagaatGCAAAATTACctattatgaaataacaaaaatgccAAATAACAAACCCAATGGCAGCATGCaatgttatcaaattattCTAAGTGTTTCAGAAAACCCAATTATGCCAAAAGGCACTACTATTTCATAtaccatatattatgtaacttcATGACACAGCAGAAATGTTTGCACTGTCACTACGATGAGTCACTAGATATTGTGCGTGCGAATCCTTCATCAGAGACCGAGAATAGAACCCTGCTATCTGGATCGCTACTGATATAGGATCCTaggtttcatttcatttcaagtCCGGTCAAAAACTTTTCTTTCTCGTTACAGCATAAGTTTAgatactagtatagtattatgttatcttgTCTTTAGATAGAAGTTCTGGTTAACTTGAAACTTGAAACTGTGAGTGGACCAATAATGAAAAAGCGgcaaattctattatattacataattcaattttaaagatttaagcatagaAACACAGGCGGCGACTgtgttttatactttgtagtgAAATGCAATAGTAACTCTGTTAGTTTGTCTTTCGTCGGTCTCTCAATGctttacgcctaaaccacttaaccaattTGGGTGAAATTAGCGCAAAGATTATTTAAGATCTGAGAAAGAACATAAGATAGGTTTTATACTTGAAATACCTCGGAATCGATATATCCCTTTGTCGGAacgtagtttttaaaataaacaacgatttaatacatattttggtACGATTTCTTAATCTTTCATCTCCATTCCCTCTTATGGTGACGTCTATAAAGCTATGGCAACACTAGTCAAATGCGTGATTATCGAATTATGCTAATTCTAAAACATAAGAAACCATGTAAACCTTAATAGAATAGAAATgccataattataattaattattattccattaaatattgcataattaAATAGCTTTGTCATAGCCTATATTAACACTACCAACACGCAGATCGAGTTTTGTAATATCAGCTGGCGCCATTGCGTGAcaagaaaagaaaatcaaaGGTATCgcattaacatattatttatttataaaaatgtgcatACATTAACTTATAACAATCGTCTGGCCTTATAAGACTTTATTGACTAGCGGTcggcctcggcttcgcccgtgagaAGAGGTTCCTATATAGTCTAGCACTCAGATTTCACAGATATCTAAGTCAGTCCAGTAATTCCTGTGATAaacacgttcaaacaaaagttagttttaaatagattGTTGCTTCTTTCGTAATATCCGCTTATAGCAAGCgacatttaataaagtaaaatctagatttttagattttataaatatcaatatttttccttCCTGGTCCAATAtggaaattcaattattattatttatttaaaagcgaattgatattaatacaaactatggcacaaattaaaaagttttttaccTTGTCTTTTAATTAGGTCAAAAACAGCAATTTTTAAGAATGTTGGACGGGTTATTATGTAacgaaatttgatattatgtgATAACTACTAGATAATCTGTCTTATActcaatttgtatttaaataaagacatCAAATCAACGGTAAgttttcatttgatttataatagctcatcaataaaatacggtctatattttacattaatcatATAAACAGTTGAATGGgataattttatgtcaatgtttttattgtcataacaatttaaatctgATTGAATATTATAGAGATGAACGATTTTGTATGCAATgaataactcaaaaactattctatcgattttaaaaattcgtttACCGAATAACATagcttttttttcaatttaggGTAATCCCCGGCGAATCCGGGGCAgacaaaaattctttaaggATGAGTTTTTAAATCATGAAAAATAccatttcgttttttttttcacctgTCAATCACAATAGAAATACCTATATTGTGTATACCTATTTGCCGTCTTACATTGCTTATTAAAGATGCTGTAATAATGATTCTGGTGGAATTTGAAGGATGATAGGTGGTGGGTATAGCCTCTCACTTGGTGCGAGTCGCATTTACTCAACGCGCTTGATAAAGACATGCCAACGTTaacttttgttataattaatttattgtggtAGTGGAGTGCACTGTACGTTTAGTGAAGTGAATAAAAGGTTTGtgtgttgtgttttatttattatgaagtgATAAGAGAGTAAAGATGTTATATACTTATCTACAGTGTGGGTATAAATGGTTTAGAGTGTTgctttatttactatttaattcatatttaaagtaggtattaatttttctatataaaagttTCTGGTTCtggcattataaaaaaatcggtttttttatggatgtttttttttaattttttgaggTCCGGACTCTGTTCCacattcataaatacaaaatttattgtttactcagagataatattacagtttgtgttcgtaattatttttataaaattttgctcTTGCTCTAAAAACTGTCCTAAAATACGATTGCCGTTTTTTATTACCATTGAAATATAGCAACACCTAGTTATTATtagtgttatgttatctgtggcaacACATTGCAGTATTTTGAAATCTTAATCCGCCcaattaatacataacaaataatgttacaattCGACATTGGgtacagtattatattatctgtgactaAGGCATGCACAATCATTACCGTTAATTGATCATTCGTCAAAACTATCAATTAAGCTGTCTATAGTCCATTCAATAACATGTCAAATCTATGGAACAGTTGCGTTaatatgcattatattttgtatttttttttttattataaaccttCCGTCTTGCTTTGTAATCAGAATTCAATTCGATATTAATTGGTTATTAAATACACGCATAATAAGTTTACAGTAAGTTTTTTTGAGTTTGGCTTTTAACGAAGGCCTAAGCTTGTAggttttagtaataaaataaaaattcattcgttaattttattatttatttgtctgtgATTAGGTTCACAACGTTTTAAGGTTTTCGATTTCAAAGTTTTCGCAATGTCTTATTGAACAAATCGTACTTatgaatcaataataaataaatagtacgttgt encodes the following:
- the LOC119830725 gene encoding acylphosphatase-1-like codes for the protein MAGIKKSSLITADFEVFGKVQGVFFRKHTQKKAQELGLKGWVMNTPQGTVIGQLQGPHNAVEDMKIWLQKIGSPKSKIDKAAFRNEGPINNTAFRSFEIRR
- the LOC119830925 gene encoding sodium channel protein Nach-like, with translation MTVIVTASFTEASRDIQHVPVKLRNCLFYDESPYLPFYTHSDCLLKCRMYFLMNKCNCTPFNMLKLAHTRTCDVRDIPCLRIFNAQSMAVRPDIESVPSELELNLVSGGIHCPMCYPTCSKTAYNYDFTNINLYPDRTDVDSIKDKMDWLYGANFTGTSIVHVKYGREVADCYGQNVIMKWFDLISNIGSTCGFVTGFSFVSVLEFIYFYTVKLVRDYVLRLRRERRIASEASTPAQFEHISRYRPIYWNEIAGSTAWRLNTPD